One genomic segment of Streptomyces sp. NBC_00239 includes these proteins:
- a CDS encoding HAD family hydrolase: MSYALIATDLDGTLLRAGDTVSPRSYEALARARATGAQHIVVTGRPVPQVRHVLDGLGYTGLAVCAQGAQVYDAAADRMLHSVPMDRELAEVALGKIEAEIGEVYAAVNREGIDAEMLIGPGYRMWHPHLPTVRVPRRADLWSASINKVLLQHPRLDDDELTRVARAVVGDLVNVTMAGEHTVELQPPGIDKASGLAIAAAELGLPAAATIAFGDMPNDIPMFAWAAHGVAMANAHDELKAVADEITLSNEQDGIATVLERLYG; this comes from the coding sequence GTGTCATACGCCTTGATCGCCACCGACCTCGACGGCACCCTGCTCCGCGCCGGAGACACCGTCTCACCCCGCTCGTACGAGGCGCTCGCGCGGGCGCGCGCTACGGGCGCACAGCACATCGTGGTCACCGGCCGGCCCGTCCCGCAGGTCCGCCACGTGCTCGACGGCCTCGGGTACACCGGCCTCGCGGTCTGCGCGCAGGGCGCGCAGGTCTACGACGCGGCGGCCGACCGGATGCTGCACTCCGTGCCGATGGACCGGGAGCTCGCCGAGGTGGCCCTCGGGAAGATCGAGGCGGAGATCGGCGAGGTGTACGCGGCCGTCAACCGCGAGGGCATCGACGCGGAGATGCTGATAGGGCCCGGCTACCGGATGTGGCACCCGCACCTGCCGACGGTCCGGGTGCCCCGGCGCGCCGACCTGTGGTCGGCCTCCATCAACAAGGTGCTGCTCCAGCACCCGCGGCTCGACGACGACGAACTGACCCGGGTGGCGCGCGCGGTGGTCGGCGACCTGGTGAACGTGACGATGGCGGGCGAGCACACGGTGGAGCTCCAGCCGCCCGGCATCGACAAGGCCAGCGGGCTGGCCATCGCGGCGGCCGAGCTGGGCCTGCCCGCCGCCGCCACGATCGCCTTCGGCGACATGCCCAACGACATCCCGATGTTCGCCTGGGCGGCCCACGGGGTGGCGATGGCGAACGCGCACGACGAGCTGAAGGCGGTCGCGGACGAGATCACCCTCTCGAACGAGCAGGACGGCATCGCGACCGTCCTGGAACGCCTCTACGGCTAG
- the fahA gene encoding fumarylacetoacetase translates to MPQQSPLDLPEGDPFGPHNLPYGVFTTADEPQRRRIGVRIGGHVLDAGAAAAALGSPHAALLAEPSLNPLLAAGRPVWTAVRAELTAWVTDPAHRAAVEPLLVPLDAAVMHLPYEVADYVDFYASEYHATNVGKMFRPDGDALTPNWKHLPIGYHGRAGTLVVSGTDVVRPSGQRKTPADPAPVFGPSIKLDIEAEVGFVVGTPSELGRPVPLDAFEDHVFGLFLLNDWSARDIQAWEYVPLGPFLGKSFSTSVSAWVTPLEALDAARVTPPARDFPLLPYLDDADARPGGFDVRISVAINGEEVATPPFETMYWTAAQQLAHMTVNGASLRTGDVYGSGTVSGPETGQRGSLLELTWNGRDAIELADGKRTFLEDGDTVTMTAWAPGPDGTRIGLGEVTGTITPAVG, encoded by the coding sequence ATGCCCCAGCAGAGCCCCCTCGACCTCCCCGAGGGCGACCCGTTCGGGCCGCACAACCTCCCCTACGGCGTGTTCACCACCGCGGACGAGCCGCAGCGCCGGCGCATCGGGGTGCGGATCGGCGGCCACGTGCTCGACGCGGGCGCCGCCGCGGCCGCCCTCGGCTCCCCGCACGCCGCGCTGCTCGCCGAGCCCTCCCTCAACCCGCTGCTCGCCGCCGGACGCCCGGTGTGGACCGCGGTGCGCGCCGAGCTCACCGCCTGGGTGACCGACCCGGCCCACCGCGCCGCCGTCGAGCCGCTGCTGGTGCCCCTCGACGCGGCGGTCATGCACCTGCCGTACGAGGTCGCCGACTACGTCGACTTCTACGCGAGCGAGTACCACGCCACCAACGTCGGGAAGATGTTCCGGCCGGACGGCGACGCCCTCACCCCGAACTGGAAGCACCTGCCGATCGGCTACCACGGCCGCGCCGGCACCCTCGTGGTCTCGGGCACCGACGTCGTACGCCCCTCCGGGCAGCGCAAGACGCCCGCGGACCCGGCCCCGGTCTTCGGCCCCAGCATCAAGCTCGACATCGAGGCCGAGGTCGGCTTCGTCGTCGGCACCCCCTCCGAGCTGGGCCGCCCGGTGCCGCTGGACGCCTTCGAGGACCACGTCTTCGGACTGTTCCTCCTCAACGACTGGTCCGCCCGCGACATCCAGGCCTGGGAGTACGTGCCCCTGGGCCCCTTCCTCGGCAAGTCCTTCTCGACGTCGGTGTCCGCGTGGGTGACCCCGCTGGAGGCCCTGGACGCGGCCCGGGTGACCCCGCCCGCGCGCGACTTCCCGCTGCTGCCCTACCTCGACGACGCCGACGCCCGCCCCGGCGGCTTCGACGTACGGATCTCCGTGGCGATCAACGGCGAGGAGGTCGCGACCCCGCCGTTCGAGACCATGTACTGGACCGCGGCCCAGCAGCTGGCGCACATGACCGTCAACGGCGCCTCGCTGCGCACCGGCGACGTCTACGGCTCGGGCACCGTGAGCGGCCCCGAGACGGGCCAGCGCGGCTCGCTGCTGGAGCTGACCTGGAACGGCCGGGACGCGATCGAGCTGGCCGACGGCAAGCGCACCTTCCTGGAGGACGGCGACACGGTGACCATGACCGCCTGGGCCCCGGGCCCGGACGGCACCCGCATCGGCCTCGGCGAGGTCACGGGCACCATCACCCCGGCGGTCGGCTGA
- a CDS encoding Uma2 family endonuclease → MSVDPQYHWPIPPEGGWTADDLDTLPNLPPHTELIDGSLVFVSPQTRFHLRAVGFFEWQLRSLAPEGLEVLREFTIDIDRRNRPEPDVIVIPDEDDLDLDQTRVPAQTVQLAIEVVSAESVDRDRETKPLKYARAKIPHYWRVENSGGRAVVYVFELEPTTGVYVATGIFHDRLKVSVPFPIDLDLDDITAKRGRPQ, encoded by the coding sequence ATGAGCGTCGATCCCCAGTACCACTGGCCGATCCCCCCGGAGGGCGGCTGGACCGCTGACGACCTGGACACGCTTCCGAACCTGCCTCCGCATACGGAGCTGATCGACGGGAGCCTCGTCTTCGTGAGTCCACAGACCCGATTCCACCTGCGCGCGGTGGGTTTCTTCGAGTGGCAGCTCCGCTCCCTCGCACCGGAGGGGCTGGAGGTGCTCCGGGAGTTCACCATCGACATCGACCGCCGCAACCGGCCCGAGCCGGACGTGATCGTCATTCCTGACGAGGACGACCTGGACCTCGATCAGACACGGGTCCCGGCCCAGACCGTCCAGTTGGCGATCGAAGTGGTCTCCGCCGAGTCCGTCGACCGCGACCGCGAGACCAAGCCGCTGAAGTACGCCCGGGCCAAGATCCCCCACTACTGGCGGGTCGAGAACTCGGGCGGCCGGGCAGTCGTCTACGTCTTCGAGCTCGAACCGACCACCGGCGTCTACGTCGCCACCGGGATCTTCCACGACCGCCTGAAGGTCTCCGTGCCCTTCCCGATCGACCTCGACCTCGACGACATCACCGCGAAGCGCGGTCGGCCGCAGTAG
- the nuoN gene encoding NADH-quinone oxidoreductase subunit NuoN — protein sequence MTGLWSAAADPIERIPAPHIEYAQLSPTLIVIGAAILGVLVEAFVPRRSRYHVQVFLTVAALASAFAAVVGLAAGGYGSTKAHIAAMGAVAVDGPALFLQGVIILASVVAVFTFAERRLDPAAHGNRVDSFAAQAASVPGSDSEKAAVKAGFTTTEVFPLALFAVAGMLIFPAANDLLTLFVALEVFSLPLYLLCAVARRQRLMSQEAAVKYFLLGAFSSAFLLFGIALLYGYAGSVSYARIADVVDGTVTNIDPALATTMGNDALLLIGSALILMGLLFKVGAVPFHMWTPDVYQGAPTPVTGFMAAATKVAAFGALLRLLYVVLPGLRWDWRPVMWGVAIVTMLAGAVIAVTQTDVKRLLAYSSIAHAGFILAGVIATSEEGVSSVLFYLAAYSFVTIGAFAVVTLVRDAGGEATHLSKWAGLGRRSPLTAAVFAVFLLAFAGIPLTSGFAGKFAVFKAAAEGGAGALVVVGVISSAIAAFFYIRVIVLMFFSEPKADGPTVTVPSPLTMTTIAIGVAVTVVLGVAPQYFLDLAGQASTFAR from the coding sequence ATGACGGGCCTCTGGTCGGCCGCTGCCGACCCGATCGAGCGGATCCCGGCCCCGCACATCGAATACGCCCAGCTCTCACCCACGCTGATCGTGATCGGCGCGGCGATCCTGGGCGTCCTCGTCGAGGCCTTCGTACCGCGCAGGTCCCGCTACCACGTCCAGGTGTTCCTGACGGTCGCCGCCCTCGCCTCGGCCTTCGCGGCCGTGGTGGGGCTGGCCGCCGGCGGGTACGGCTCCACCAAGGCGCACATCGCCGCGATGGGCGCCGTCGCCGTGGACGGCCCGGCGCTCTTCCTCCAGGGCGTCATCATCCTGGCGTCCGTGGTCGCCGTGTTCACCTTCGCCGAGCGCCGGCTCGACCCGGCGGCGCACGGCAACCGGGTCGACTCCTTCGCCGCCCAGGCGGCCTCCGTCCCGGGCAGTGACAGCGAGAAGGCCGCGGTCAAGGCGGGCTTCACCACCACCGAGGTGTTCCCGCTCGCCCTGTTCGCGGTCGCCGGCATGCTGATCTTCCCGGCGGCCAACGACCTGCTGACCCTGTTCGTCGCGCTGGAGGTCTTCTCCCTCCCGCTGTACCTGCTCTGCGCCGTCGCCCGCCGCCAGCGGCTGATGTCGCAGGAGGCCGCGGTGAAGTACTTCCTGCTCGGCGCGTTCTCCTCGGCCTTCCTCCTCTTCGGAATCGCGCTGCTCTACGGGTACGCGGGCTCGGTCTCGTACGCGCGCATCGCCGACGTGGTCGACGGCACGGTCACGAACATCGACCCGGCGCTGGCCACCACCATGGGCAACGACGCGCTGCTGCTGATCGGCAGCGCGCTGATCCTGATGGGCCTGCTCTTCAAGGTCGGCGCGGTGCCGTTCCACATGTGGACCCCGGACGTGTACCAGGGCGCGCCCACCCCGGTCACCGGCTTCATGGCCGCCGCCACCAAGGTCGCCGCGTTCGGCGCGCTGCTGCGGCTGCTGTACGTGGTGCTGCCCGGGCTGCGCTGGGACTGGCGGCCGGTCATGTGGGGCGTCGCCATCGTCACCATGCTGGCCGGTGCGGTCATCGCCGTCACCCAGACCGACGTCAAGCGGCTGCTCGCCTACTCCTCCATCGCGCACGCCGGTTTCATCCTGGCCGGTGTGATCGCCACCTCCGAGGAGGGCGTGTCGTCGGTGCTGTTCTACCTCGCCGCGTACTCCTTCGTGACGATCGGCGCGTTCGCAGTGGTCACGCTGGTGCGCGACGCGGGCGGCGAGGCCACGCACCTGTCCAAGTGGGCGGGGCTGGGCCGGCGTTCGCCGCTCACCGCGGCGGTCTTCGCGGTCTTCCTGCTGGCCTTCGCCGGCATCCCGCTGACCTCGGGCTTCGCGGGCAAGTTCGCGGTGTTCAAGGCCGCGGCGGAAGGCGGCGCGGGCGCACTGGTCGTGGTCGGTGTCATCTCGTCCGCGATCGCCGCGTTCTTCTACATCCGGGTGATCGTCCTGATGTTCTTCAGCGAGCCGAAGGCGGACGGCCCGACCGTGACCGTCCCCTCGCCGCTGACCATGACGACCATCGCGATCGGCGTCGCGGTCACGGTGGTGCTCGGTGTGGCGCCGCAGTACTTCCTGGACCTGGCGGGTCAGGCGAGCACCTTCGCCCGCTGA
- a CDS encoding NADH-quinone oxidoreductase subunit M — protein MSFPLLTATAALPAAGAILTAAVPAARRTAAKWLALFFSLATLALAVVVAVRFEPGGDRYQLTESHSWIKDFGVRYELGVDGIGVALIALTALLIPFVIAAGWHDADPLETSSSRWRPTQGFFALILMVEAMVIISFAATDVFVFYIFFEAMLIPMYFLIGGFGDRAHAGSDENAAAQRSYAAVKFLLYNLAGGLIMLAAVIGLYVVAGSFSLQDITAARAAGTLDIATNTERLLFLGFFFAFAVKAPLWPLHTWLPNAMGEATAPVAVLITAVVDKVGTFAMLRFCLGLFPEASKWATPVVLVLALISIVYGALLAVGQRDIKRLVAYASISHFGFIILGIFAMTSQGQSGATLYMVNHGLSTAALMLVAGFLISRRGSRLIADYGGVQKVAPVLAGTFLIGGLATLSLPGLAPFVSEFLVLVGTFARYPVAGIVATLGIVLAALYTLVLYQRTMTGPVKDESIGSMPDLKLREVLVVAPLIALLIGLGVYPKPLTEIVNPAVEHTMSDVKQHDPEPEVEAAK, from the coding sequence ATGAGTTTCCCGCTTCTGACGGCGACGGCCGCGCTGCCCGCGGCCGGAGCGATCCTGACGGCGGCCGTACCGGCCGCCCGCCGGACCGCCGCCAAGTGGCTCGCGCTGTTCTTCTCGCTGGCCACGCTCGCACTCGCGGTCGTCGTGGCCGTCCGCTTCGAACCGGGCGGCGACCGCTACCAGCTCACCGAGTCGCACTCCTGGATCAAGGACTTCGGCGTCCGGTATGAACTGGGCGTCGACGGCATCGGGGTGGCGCTGATCGCGCTGACCGCGCTGCTGATCCCGTTCGTCATCGCTGCCGGCTGGCACGACGCCGACCCGCTGGAGACGTCCAGCTCCCGCTGGCGGCCGACGCAGGGCTTCTTCGCCCTGATCCTGATGGTCGAGGCGATGGTGATCATCTCCTTCGCCGCCACCGACGTCTTCGTCTTCTACATCTTCTTCGAAGCCATGCTGATCCCGATGTACTTCCTCATCGGGGGCTTCGGCGACCGGGCTCACGCGGGCTCCGACGAGAACGCGGCCGCGCAGCGCTCGTACGCGGCGGTCAAGTTCCTCCTCTACAACCTGGCCGGCGGCCTCATCATGCTGGCCGCCGTCATCGGGCTGTACGTGGTCGCCGGGAGCTTCTCGCTCCAGGACATCACCGCGGCCCGCGCCGCCGGCACCCTCGACATCGCGACCAACACCGAACGCCTGCTGTTCCTCGGCTTCTTCTTCGCCTTCGCGGTGAAGGCCCCGCTGTGGCCGCTGCACACCTGGCTGCCCAACGCGATGGGCGAGGCCACCGCACCGGTGGCCGTGCTCATCACCGCGGTGGTCGACAAGGTCGGCACGTTCGCGATGCTCCGCTTCTGCCTGGGCCTGTTCCCCGAGGCCAGCAAGTGGGCCACCCCGGTGGTCCTGGTCCTGGCCCTGATCAGCATCGTCTACGGCGCGCTGCTCGCGGTCGGCCAGCGGGACATCAAGCGGCTGGTGGCCTACGCCTCCATCTCGCACTTCGGCTTCATCATCCTGGGCATCTTCGCGATGACCTCCCAGGGCCAGTCCGGCGCGACCCTCTACATGGTCAACCACGGACTGAGCACCGCCGCCCTGATGCTGGTCGCCGGTTTCCTGATCTCGCGGCGCGGCTCGCGGCTCATCGCCGACTACGGCGGCGTGCAGAAGGTGGCCCCGGTCCTCGCCGGCACCTTCCTGATCGGCGGCCTCGCCACCCTGTCGCTGCCCGGCCTCGCCCCGTTCGTCAGCGAGTTCCTGGTCCTGGTCGGCACCTTCGCCCGGTACCCGGTGGCCGGCATCGTCGCCACCCTCGGCATCGTCCTCGCCGCGCTCTACACGCTGGTGCTCTACCAGCGCACGATGACCGGCCCCGTCAAGGACGAGTCGATCGGCTCGATGCCCGACCTGAAGCTGCGCGAAGTGCTGGTCGTCGCACCGCTGATCGCGCTCCTGATCGGCCTGGGCGTCTACCCCAAGCCGCTCACCGAGATCGTCAACCCGGCCGTCGAGCACACGATGTCCGATGTCAAGCAGCATGACCCCGAGCCCGAGGTGGAGGCGGCGAAGTGA
- the nuoL gene encoding NADH-quinone oxidoreductase subunit L, producing MENLIALLVAAPLLGAAVLLCGGRRLDKTGHWLGTLLSGASFAVGLVLFADMLGRDADDRAVHQYLFSWIPVEGFQADLAFQLDQLSMTFVLLISGVGTLIHLYSIGYMEHDERRRRFFGYLNLFLAAMLLLVIADNYLLLYVGWEGVGLASYLLIGFWQHKPSAATAAKKAFLVNRVGDMGLSIAIMLMFTTFGTFAFGPVLGAADEAGEGTLTAIGLMLLLAACGKSAQVPLQSWLGDAMEGPTPVSALIHAATMVTAGVYLIVRSGAIFNGAPDAQTAVVVVGAVTLLFGAIVGCAKDDIKKALAGSTMSQIGYMILAAGLGPIGYVFAIMHLVTHGFFKAGLFLGAGSVMHGMNDEVDMRKYGALRSYMPVTFVTFGLGYLAIIGFPGLSGFFSKDKIIEAAFAKGGTEGWILGGAALLGAAITAFYMTRVMLMTFFGEKRWQNDADGNQPHPHESPKTMTVPMIVLAFGSVFAGGFFSIGDRFLHWLEPVTGYSHGNPPVSALTVTLATMVVLVLGVAVAWSMYGRKPVPVTAPRGSVLTRAARRDLFQDDFNHVVLVRGGEHLTRSLVYVDHTVVDGVVNGTAASVGGLSGRLRKLQNGYARSYAVSMFGGTAILIAATLLMRAV from the coding sequence GTGGAGAACCTGATCGCGCTGCTCGTCGCGGCGCCACTGCTCGGAGCGGCGGTGCTGCTCTGCGGCGGCCGGCGTCTCGACAAGACCGGCCACTGGCTCGGCACCCTGCTCTCGGGCGCGTCGTTCGCCGTCGGACTGGTGCTGTTCGCCGACATGCTGGGCCGGGACGCGGACGACCGCGCCGTGCACCAGTACCTGTTCAGCTGGATCCCGGTGGAGGGCTTCCAGGCGGACCTCGCCTTCCAGCTCGACCAGCTGTCCATGACGTTCGTCCTGCTGATCTCAGGGGTGGGCACGCTCATCCACCTGTACTCGATCGGGTACATGGAGCACGACGAGCGCCGCCGCCGCTTCTTCGGCTACCTGAACCTGTTCCTCGCGGCGATGCTGCTCCTCGTCATCGCCGACAACTACCTGCTGCTGTACGTCGGCTGGGAGGGCGTGGGCCTCGCCTCGTACCTGCTCATCGGCTTCTGGCAGCACAAGCCCAGCGCGGCCACCGCCGCCAAGAAGGCCTTCCTGGTCAACCGGGTCGGCGACATGGGCCTGTCGATCGCGATCATGCTGATGTTCACCACGTTCGGGACCTTCGCCTTCGGGCCGGTGCTGGGCGCGGCGGACGAGGCCGGCGAGGGCACGCTGACGGCCATCGGCCTGATGCTGCTGCTGGCCGCGTGCGGCAAGTCGGCCCAGGTGCCGCTGCAGTCCTGGCTCGGCGACGCGATGGAGGGCCCGACCCCGGTCTCGGCCCTGATCCACGCGGCGACGATGGTGACCGCGGGCGTGTACCTGATCGTCCGCTCGGGCGCGATCTTCAACGGGGCACCGGACGCGCAGACCGCGGTGGTCGTGGTCGGCGCGGTCACGCTGCTCTTCGGTGCGATCGTCGGTTGCGCGAAGGACGACATCAAGAAGGCCCTCGCGGGCTCCACGATGTCGCAGATCGGCTACATGATCCTGGCGGCGGGCCTCGGCCCGATCGGCTACGTGTTCGCGATCATGCACCTGGTGACCCACGGCTTCTTCAAGGCCGGGCTCTTCCTCGGCGCGGGCTCCGTCATGCACGGGATGAACGACGAGGTCGACATGCGCAAGTACGGCGCCCTGCGCTCGTACATGCCGGTCACCTTCGTCACCTTCGGCCTCGGCTACCTCGCCATCATCGGCTTCCCGGGCCTGTCGGGCTTCTTCTCCAAGGACAAGATCATCGAGGCGGCCTTCGCGAAGGGCGGCACCGAGGGCTGGATCCTCGGCGGCGCGGCCCTGCTGGGCGCGGCCATCACCGCGTTCTACATGACCCGCGTGATGCTGATGACCTTCTTCGGCGAGAAGCGCTGGCAGAACGACGCGGACGGCAACCAGCCGCACCCGCACGAGTCCCCGAAGACCATGACCGTCCCGATGATCGTGCTGGCCTTCGGATCGGTCTTCGCCGGCGGCTTCTTCAGCATCGGCGACCGGTTCCTGCACTGGCTGGAGCCCGTCACCGGGTACAGCCACGGGAACCCGCCGGTGAGCGCGCTCACGGTGACCCTGGCCACCATGGTGGTCCTGGTCCTCGGCGTGGCCGTGGCCTGGTCGATGTACGGCCGCAAGCCGGTCCCGGTGACCGCGCCGCGCGGGTCGGTCCTCACCCGGGCGGCCCGCCGGGACCTGTTCCAGGACGACTTCAACCACGTCGTGCTGGTGCGCGGCGGCGAGCACCTGACCCGCTCGCTCGTCTACGTGGACCACACGGTGGTCGACGGAGTGGTCAACGGCACGGCCGCCTCGGTCGGCGGACTCTCCGGCCGGCTCCGCAAGCTGCAGAACGGCTACGCCCGCAGCTACGCGGTCTCGATGTTCGGGGGCACGGCGATCCTCATCGCCGCGACCCTGCTGATGAGGGCGGTGTGA
- the nuoK gene encoding NADH-quinone oxidoreductase subunit NuoK: MNPVNYLYLAALLFTIGASGVLIRRNAIVLFMCVELMLNACNLALVTFSRMHGNLDGQIIAFFTMVVAAAEVVVGLAIIVSLFRTRHSASVDDASLMKL; the protein is encoded by the coding sequence GTGAATCCGGTCAACTACCTCTACCTGGCCGCCCTGCTGTTCACCATCGGCGCGTCCGGGGTCCTGATCCGGCGGAATGCGATCGTCCTGTTCATGTGCGTGGAGCTGATGCTCAACGCCTGCAACCTCGCGCTCGTGACCTTCTCCCGCATGCACGGCAACCTCGACGGCCAGATCATCGCCTTCTTCACGATGGTCGTGGCCGCCGCGGAGGTCGTGGTGGGCCTCGCGATCATCGTGTCGCTGTTCCGTACCCGCCACTCGGCCTCGGTCGACGACGCCAGCCTGATGAAGCTGTAA
- a CDS encoding NADH-quinone oxidoreductase subunit J has translation MSTVAAASLTSTGEAVQFWVLGVTAVIGALCTILMKRAVHSALCLAGTMVILAVFYLANGAYFLGVVQVVVYTGAIMMLFLFVVMLVGVTAADSLTETLKGQRWLAAACGLGFGILLIAGIGNAGLKSFNGLGRVNSGGHVEALAQLIFTKYVFAFEITGALLITAAVGAMVLTHKERTERAATQRELAERRVRDGVQLPPLPAPGVYARHNAVDVAGLLPDGTPSDLTVSKTLRDRGQIRDVSPQAMDDLKALDQRSAERLGRDLGREEAAK, from the coding sequence GTGAGCACCGTCGCCGCCGCCTCGCTCACCTCGACGGGCGAGGCCGTCCAGTTCTGGGTGCTGGGCGTCACCGCCGTCATCGGGGCGCTCTGCACGATCCTGATGAAGCGGGCCGTGCACAGCGCGCTGTGCCTGGCCGGGACGATGGTCATCCTGGCCGTCTTCTACCTCGCCAACGGCGCGTACTTCCTCGGCGTGGTCCAGGTCGTCGTCTACACCGGCGCGATCATGATGCTGTTCCTCTTCGTGGTCATGCTGGTCGGCGTCACCGCGGCGGACTCCCTGACGGAGACGCTCAAGGGACAGCGCTGGCTGGCCGCCGCCTGCGGGCTCGGCTTCGGCATCCTGCTGATCGCCGGCATCGGCAACGCGGGCCTGAAGTCCTTCAACGGGCTGGGCCGGGTCAACTCCGGCGGCCACGTCGAGGCGCTGGCCCAGCTCATCTTCACCAAGTACGTCTTCGCCTTCGAGATCACCGGCGCGCTGCTCATCACGGCGGCCGTCGGCGCGATGGTGCTGACGCACAAGGAGCGCACGGAGCGCGCCGCCACCCAGCGCGAGCTGGCCGAGCGGCGGGTCCGCGACGGCGTCCAGCTGCCGCCGCTGCCCGCCCCCGGCGTCTACGCCCGGCACAACGCGGTGGACGTCGCCGGCCTGCTGCCGGACGGCACCCCGTCCGACCTGACCGTCAGCAAGACGCTGCGGGACCGGGGCCAGATCCGCGACGTGTCCCCGCAGGCGATGGACGACCTCAAGGCGCTGGACCAGCGCTCGGCGGAACGGCTCGGGCGCGACCTCGGCCGTGAGGAGGCGGCGAAGTGA
- the nuoI gene encoding NADH-quinone oxidoreductase subunit NuoI, with protein MSEDKWQNPVAGFGVTFKAMFKKRLTEQYPEQEKTTAPRFHGRHQLNRHPDGLEKCIGCELCAWACPADAIYVEGADNTEEERYSPGERYGRVYQINYARCILCGLCIEACPTRALTMTNEFELADSSRESLIYTKEQLLAGLTEDMVETPHSIFPGMDDQDYYRGLVTGAAPGTVRQVAVSQGETPGSGAAGSGTAEPAVAANGAEGVGA; from the coding sequence ATGTCTGAGGACAAGTGGCAGAACCCGGTCGCCGGCTTCGGCGTGACCTTCAAGGCCATGTTCAAGAAGCGGCTCACCGAGCAGTACCCGGAGCAGGAGAAGACCACTGCCCCGCGCTTCCACGGACGGCACCAGCTCAACCGCCACCCCGACGGCCTGGAGAAGTGCATCGGCTGCGAGCTGTGCGCCTGGGCCTGTCCCGCCGACGCGATCTACGTGGAGGGCGCGGACAACACGGAGGAGGAGCGCTACTCCCCGGGCGAGCGGTACGGCCGCGTCTACCAGATCAACTACGCCCGCTGCATCCTGTGCGGGCTGTGCATCGAGGCCTGCCCGACCCGGGCGCTCACGATGACCAACGAGTTCGAACTGGCCGACTCCAGCCGCGAATCGCTCATCTACACCAAGGAGCAGCTGCTCGCCGGCCTCACCGAGGACATGGTCGAGACCCCGCACTCCATCTTCCCGGGCATGGACGACCAGGACTACTACCGCGGACTGGTCACCGGGGCGGCTCCCGGCACGGTCCGCCAGGTGGCCGTCTCCCAGGGCGAGACCCCCGGATCCGGTGCGGCCGGATCCGGTACGGCCGAGCCCGCGGTGGCCGCGAACGGCGCCGAGGGGGTGGGCGCGTGA